From the genome of Desulforegula conservatrix Mb1Pa, one region includes:
- a CDS encoding transposase, with translation MAKNMIQFQKGKSIHEFLSEYGTEDKCQDSLFRLRWPHGFSCPNCGGSKFCELKSRDLYQCHKCHHQASV, from the coding sequence ATGGCAAAAAATATGATCCAATTTCAAAAAGGAAAGAGTATTCACGAATTCCTGTCCGAATATGGGACCGAAGATAAGTGCCAAGACTCATTATTCAGACTTAGATGGCCGCATGGTTTTAGTTGTCCGAATTGCGGCGGTTCGAAATTTTGCGAGCTCAAATCAAGAGATCTGTACCAATGCCACAAGTGTCACCATCAGGCGTCGGTAA